The following are encoded in a window of Narcine bancroftii isolate sNarBan1 chromosome 2, sNarBan1.hap1, whole genome shotgun sequence genomic DNA:
- the apom gene encoding apolipoprotein M isoform X1, translating into MYQRLWSWMVYLFGLTMPSLWYCDHNDKVTAGSLNKTQYSGKWYFIMMAADSDSSLLRFRDIDSAVFHLTIVKEKGKLLLRGAFRLGDTADCLSRQWTYHISNETQEMILEGRPEQSTEIFVKDGNNHIMLLETQEGELETFRRLMLYGRSPTLTDNLRLDFKHRAHCLNLTSILVLKQAQAPCEIS; encoded by the exons ATGTACCAAAGATTATGGTCGTGGATGGTGTACCTCTTTGGGTTAACAATGCCATCTCTCTGGTATTGTGACCACAATGACAAGGTGACTGCTGGAAGCCTCAACAAAACCCAG TACTCCGGCAAATGGTACTTCATCATGATGGCGGCAGACTCGGACAGCTCGCTGCTCAGGTTCAGGGACATTGACAGCGCCGTCTTCCACCTCACCATCGTCAAGGAGAAAGGGAAGCTTCTACTTCGAGGAGCATTCCGTCTTGGCGA TACAGCAGACTGCCTGTCTCGCCAGTGGACCTATCACATCAGCAATGAGACGCAGGAGATGATCCTCGAGG GTCGCCCAGAACAGAGTACGGAGATCTTTGTGAAGGATGGCAACAATCACATTATGTTGCTGGAAACCCAGGAAGGAGAATTGGAAACCTTCAGGAGATTAATGCTTTATG GTAGGTCCCCAACCCTGACTGACAACCTGCGGCTGGACTTCAAGCATCGTGCACACTGCTTGAACCTGACGTCGATCCTCGTGCTGAAGCAAGCCCAGG CGCCCTGCGAGATTTCCTGA
- the apom gene encoding apolipoprotein M isoform X2 has product MRPQPETKTQTSMVQKYSGKWYFIMMAADSDSSLLRFRDIDSAVFHLTIVKEKGKLLLRGAFRLGDTADCLSRQWTYHISNETQEMILEGRPEQSTEIFVKDGNNHIMLLETQEGELETFRRLMLYGRSPTLTDNLRLDFKHRAHCLNLTSILVLKQAQAPCEIS; this is encoded by the exons ATGAGACCCCAGCCTGAAACTAAGACTCAGACATCCATGGTTCAAAAG TACTCCGGCAAATGGTACTTCATCATGATGGCGGCAGACTCGGACAGCTCGCTGCTCAGGTTCAGGGACATTGACAGCGCCGTCTTCCACCTCACCATCGTCAAGGAGAAAGGGAAGCTTCTACTTCGAGGAGCATTCCGTCTTGGCGA TACAGCAGACTGCCTGTCTCGCCAGTGGACCTATCACATCAGCAATGAGACGCAGGAGATGATCCTCGAGG GTCGCCCAGAACAGAGTACGGAGATCTTTGTGAAGGATGGCAACAATCACATTATGTTGCTGGAAACCCAGGAAGGAGAATTGGAAACCTTCAGGAGATTAATGCTTTATG GTAGGTCCCCAACCCTGACTGACAACCTGCGGCTGGACTTCAAGCATCGTGCACACTGCTTGAACCTGACGTCGATCCTCGTGCTGAAGCAAGCCCAGG CGCCCTGCGAGATTTCCTGA